The Kiritimatiellaceae bacterium genome contains the following window.
CATACGCAAAATGGGTAAGATGGCGTTCGCCCATCTTTCCGACGGCTCGGCCAAGTTCCAGCTGATGGTTAAAAAGGATTTGATCGGCGAGACGATATTCGATGCCTTCAAACTGCTCGACCTCGGCGACATCATCGGCGTCACCGGCGAACTGTTCATTACCCAGACCGGCGAAAAAACCGTCCGCATTACCGAATGGAAACTCCTTTGCAAATCGCTGATTCCTTTGCCGGAAAAATTCCACGGCCTGCAGGATGTCGAAACCCGCTACCGTCAGCGCGAACTTGATCTGATCTCGAACGACGAAGTCATGGCGCTGTTCAAAAAGCGCACAGCGGTGCTGAGTGAAATCCGCGCCTTCCTCGCGGCGCGCGGCTACAACGAAGTCGAAACACCGATGATTCAGCAGATCGCCGGCGGCGCGGCGGCATCGCCGTTTAAGACGCGCTACAACGCGCTCGGCACCGACATGTTTTTCCGTATCGCTCCGGAGCTTTACCTCAAGCGGCTGATTGTCGGCGGCATGGACAAAGTGTTCGAGATGAACCGCAACTTCCGTAACGAAGGACTCGACCGGACGCATAATCCGGAATTCACAGCGCTCGAAATCTACGAAGCCTACGGCGATATGCGCTCGATGCAGGAACTGGTGCAGAGCCTCGTCACCCATCTGGCGCAGAAAATTTTCGGCCGAATGGAAGTTGAATGGATGGGCAATCTGATTAACCTTTCCACGCCGTGGAAAGAAATCGCCTACCGCGACCTGATCAAGGAACGCCTCGGCGCCGACTGGTTTGAAAAATCGGTCGATCAGGCGCGCGCCAAAGCCGACGA
Protein-coding sequences here:
- the lysS gene encoding lysine--tRNA ligase; the encoded protein is MQDNEYRRQRIENMKQLEAAGYPAFGSAFNRTGTLAELTASFEEGKTVSACGRIVAIRKMGKMAFAHLSDGSAKFQLMVKKDLIGETIFDAFKLLDLGDIIGVTGELFITQTGEKTVRITEWKLLCKSLIPLPEKFHGLQDVETRYRQRELDLISNDEVMALFKKRTAVLSEIRAFLAARGYNEVETPMIQQIAGGAAASPFKTRYNALGTDMFFRIAPELYLKRLIVGGMDKVFEMNRNFRNEGLDRTHNPEFTALEIYEAYGDMRSMQELVQSLVTHLAQKIFGRMEVEWMGNLINLSTPWKEIAYRDLIKERLGADWFEKSVDQARAKADELGVFVEPGVDFAAVTHEIYEKNIEGTLIQPTFVTRLPAFLVPLAKPCADDPSLVDVFELIVGGKELAPAYSELNDSLEQRRRFEEQAAGDPAKIDDDFLDALETGMPPTGGMGIGIDRLMMLLTGSDAIRDVILFPQLKPRKRAGQGDEEKPE